In Pseudomonas fakonensis, one DNA window encodes the following:
- the suhB gene encoding type III secretion system regulator SuhB produces MQPMLNIALRAARSASELIFRSIERLDSIKVDEKQAKDYVSEVDRAAEKVIVEALRKAYPNHSIQGEETGLHAGSGEEGKDYLWIIDPLDGTTNFLRGIPHFAVSIACKYRGRLEHAVIVDPVRQEEFTASRGRGAQVNGRRLRVSSRTSLEGALLGTGFPFRDNQMADLDNYLGMFRALTGQTAGIRRAGSASLDLAYVAAGRFDAFWESGLSEWDMAAGVLLIQEAGGLVSDFNGGHDFLEKGHIVAGNIKCFKAVLTAIQPHLPEYMKR; encoded by the coding sequence ATGCAGCCTATGCTGAATATCGCCCTGCGCGCCGCTCGCAGCGCCAGTGAACTGATTTTCCGCTCCATCGAACGCCTGGATAGCATCAAAGTCGACGAAAAGCAGGCCAAGGACTATGTGTCCGAGGTTGACCGCGCCGCGGAAAAAGTCATCGTCGAGGCCCTGCGCAAGGCCTACCCGAACCACTCCATCCAGGGTGAAGAGACCGGCCTGCACGCCGGCTCCGGTGAAGAAGGCAAGGACTACCTGTGGATCATCGACCCGCTCGATGGCACCACCAACTTCCTGCGTGGCATTCCTCACTTTGCCGTCAGCATCGCCTGCAAATACCGCGGCCGCCTCGAGCACGCGGTCATCGTCGACCCGGTGCGCCAGGAAGAATTCACCGCCAGCCGTGGCCGTGGCGCCCAGGTCAATGGCCGTCGCCTGCGCGTCAGCTCGCGCACCAGCCTTGAAGGCGCCCTGCTGGGTACCGGCTTCCCGTTCCGCGACAACCAGATGGCCGACCTGGACAACTACCTGGGCATGTTCCGCGCGCTGACCGGTCAGACCGCCGGCATCCGCCGCGCCGGCTCCGCCAGCCTGGACCTCGCCTATGTAGCGGCTGGGCGCTTCGACGCCTTCTGGGAGTCGGGCCTGTCCGAGTGGGACATGGCAGCAGGTGTGCTGCTGATTCAGGAAGCAGGCGGCCTGGTGAGCGACTTCAACGGTGGCCACGACTTCCTCGAGAAGGGCCACATCGTCGCCGGCAACATCAAGTGCTTCAAGGCAGTGTTGACGGCGATCCAGCCGCACCTGCCGGAATACATGAAGCGCTGA
- a CDS encoding glycine zipper 2TM domain-containing protein, which produces MNKSMLVGAVLGAVGVTAGGAVATYSLVNKGPEYAQVTDVQPIKQQVKTPREVCKDVAVTRQAPVKDQHQIAGTVVGALAGGLLGNQIGGGTGKKIATVAGAVGGGYAGNKAQEYMQERDTYTTTQTRCNTVNDLSEKVVGYNVTYSIGDQVGKVKMDYEPGSTIPLDKNGKLVLGQNQPGQ; this is translated from the coding sequence GTGAACAAATCAATGCTGGTGGGTGCGGTTCTGGGTGCTGTCGGTGTTACCGCCGGAGGTGCTGTGGCGACCTACAGCTTGGTGAACAAGGGGCCTGAGTACGCCCAGGTCACCGACGTGCAGCCGATCAAGCAGCAAGTGAAAACCCCGCGTGAGGTGTGCAAGGACGTGGCGGTGACCCGTCAGGCGCCGGTCAAGGACCAGCACCAGATCGCCGGCACCGTGGTCGGTGCCCTGGCCGGTGGCCTGCTGGGCAACCAGATCGGCGGCGGTACCGGCAAGAAGATCGCCACCGTGGCTGGCGCCGTGGGTGGTGGCTATGCGGGCAACAAGGCCCAGGAATACATGCAGGAGCGTGACACCTACACCACCACGCAAACCCGCTGCAACACGGTCAACGACCTGAGCGAAAAGGTGGTGGGCTACAACGTCACTTACTCGATTGGTGACCAGGTGGGCAAGGTGAAGATGGACTACGAGCCGGGCTCGACCATTCCGCTGGACAAGAACGGCAAGCTGGTGCTGGGGCAGAATCAGCCGGGGCAGTGA
- the secF gene encoding protein translocase subunit SecF, translating to MKTINFMGVRNVAFAITVLLTVLALFSWWQKGLNFGLDFTGGTLIELTYERPADLEKVRTELVGSGFHEAVVQSFGATTDLLVRMPGDDPQLGNKVAAALQKAGGDNPATVKRVEFVGPQVGEELRDQGGMGMLLALGGILIYLAFRFQWKFAVGAIISLIHDVVVTLGILSFFQITFDLTVLAAVLAIIGYSLNDTIVVFDRVRENFRVMRKASLIENINVSTTQTLLRTIATSVSTLLAIAALLFFGGDNLFGFSLALFIGVMAGTYSSIYIANVVLIWLNLNSEDLIPPVKTEGVDDRP from the coding sequence ATGAAAACCATCAACTTCATGGGCGTGCGCAATGTCGCGTTCGCCATTACCGTGCTCCTCACCGTGCTGGCGCTGTTCAGTTGGTGGCAGAAGGGCCTGAACTTCGGCCTGGACTTCACCGGCGGTACGCTGATCGAGCTGACCTACGAGCGCCCGGCAGACCTTGAGAAGGTGCGCACCGAACTGGTTGGCTCCGGCTTCCACGAGGCCGTGGTGCAGAGCTTCGGCGCCACCACCGACTTGCTGGTGCGCATGCCGGGCGATGACCCGCAACTGGGTAACAAAGTAGCTGCAGCCCTGCAAAAGGCCGGCGGCGACAACCCGGCCACGGTCAAGCGCGTCGAGTTCGTCGGCCCGCAGGTGGGTGAAGAGCTGCGCGACCAGGGCGGCATGGGCATGCTGCTGGCGCTCGGCGGCATCCTCATTTACCTGGCGTTCCGCTTCCAGTGGAAGTTCGCCGTGGGCGCGATCATCTCGCTGATCCACGACGTGGTGGTCACCCTGGGTATCCTGTCGTTCTTCCAGATCACCTTCGACCTGACGGTGCTGGCGGCGGTACTGGCGATCATCGGCTACTCGCTGAACGACACCATCGTGGTGTTCGACCGGGTGCGTGAGAACTTCCGGGTAATGCGCAAGGCTTCGCTGATCGAGAACATCAACGTCTCGACCACCCAGACCCTGCTGCGCACCATCGCCACCTCGGTGTCGACCTTGCTGGCCATTGCCGCGCTGCTGTTCTTCGGTGGCGACAACCTGTTCGGCTTCTCCCTGGCGCTGTTCATCGGTGTCATGGCGGGTACCTACTCGTCGATCTACATCGCCAACGTGGTGCTGATCTGGCTGAACCTGAACAGCGAAGACCTGATCCCACCGGTGAAAACCGAGGGCGTGGACGACCGTCCGTAA